The genomic region TTAATCGTATCGTATGCACAAACGGTAAAATTACCGATGTTTTTTATTCAGTTGAAAAAGGTATAAAAGTTCAAACAGCAGGACATGAAGCCTACCTTAAATTACAGGTAAAGGTCCTTCCGGACGGTAAGGTGGAGTATTCCTCCATTCCGACCGAGGTATATGTGGTCTGTGGCGGAAATACTTATGGTTTTATAGGAAGACCGTACCGTATACCCTCCCGCACAATTTATCTTGTAAATCCGGCAGCCGATGCCGCCAAAAATGCCGAACTCTATGCCGGAGATATAGATAAGGCTGTTGTTTCTATCCTCAAAAAAGTATTTTCCGACCGTATTCCCCCGGGCTGGGAAAAAGTAGATCCAGTTATTATGGGAAAATCTTTTTCGAACATCCGTCTTCGCGAACTGGCCCGATACCGTATTACCGGAATAGGTATAACGGTCAGAGTTCTTACTATTACGGCTAAACAAAAAACAAGAGTACTTGAAAAGGATCTTCTGAGATCGGATATTACCGTAAATCCTATAGCCATATCCCTTGAAAAGACAAATCTTAGTCCGTCGGAGACGACCAGGGCTGTTATTATAGAAAAAATCCCGGAGGTGCAGTCATGATCAATAAACTCCGGGAAAAATTTGAAAATCTGGATCCCGAAAAGAAACAGCAAATCATAAGAATCCTTCTGGTCCTGGGAGTAATTATTATTGCCTTTTATGCCTATCAATCGAGAAACCAGGAACCCGTTCAAAAAAAGAAGGAACAACCCGGCTTTAAAGAAGTCCAGCCGAGACTCGGATACCTGGAAAAATCCCTTTATTACGAGACAACGGCCCGGGTCAAGGCACTGGAAAAACGACTGGATCGTTTGAGCCTTGAATTGAAAGCCATTAATCAAAAACTGAGTGAGCAAAATCAGTCGCAAAAATCCGATACTTTTAAAGAAATAGAATCCCTTCGCAGGGAAATAGAAAGTTTGAGAAAAGGACAACCGGTAAGCGGTATATCACCCGGATTTTCCGCACCTCCTCCCCCGGGAGGAAAATCTTCCGAAACCGTTCGTAAAAAACCTCAGATCCTGGGAGATATAGGACATTCCGCTTCCCCTGCGGAAAAAGGTCTTTCCGAACAAAAGAAAAAGAAAAAAAACGGGAGTGAAGAAAGTGTTTATCTTCCTCCGTCACTGATAGAGGCGGATCTTATTTCCGGTTTTGCCGCACCGACAATGGAAGCCGCAAAAACCGAACCTGTTCGGGCATTTTTGAGATTGAGAGATCTCGCCATACTGCCAAATGAAGTTAAACAGGACCTCAAAGGTTGTTTTGTCATCGCCGAAGTACGCGGTAATCTGGCAGATGAAAGAGCGCATCTTCGTCTCTTACGTCTTTCCTGCATTGCACGCGACGGGGCTTCGGTCATAGACGAAAAGGTAAAGGGATTCGTGGTCGATGAAGACGGGAAGATCGGTCTCAGGGGCCGCGTGGTCACCAGAGCAGGCGCCCTTCTGGCCAGATCCTTTATCGCAAGTTTTCTTCAGGGATTCGGAGAAGCATACGAACAGTCTGCCTACGATCTTACTACAACGGCTACGGGACAGATCCGTACCCTGAATCCGGGTAATGCGGTTAGAACAGGTGTCGGTAAGGGGATAGCTTCCGCCTCTCAAAATCTTTCCCGGTTCTACCTGGATATGGCCCGCCAGGCCTTCCCGGTAATAGAAGTGGGAGCCGAAAAAAGGGTGGTAGTCGTATTTGATGAAGGAGTTGAATTACATATCAAAAAACACTGCCTCGGAGGTAAAGATGGCTGTCTTAAAACAAAAGACAAAATACTTTCCCTCGCGGGACTATAAGTTATTGTTACTGTTTTTTCTCTTTCCGCTTATATACGGATGCGGCATGACTCCATACAGGAGTGATTTTTCCTGCCCTCCAACCTATAGCGGGATTTGTGCTTCCCCCATTGATGCGTATAACGATTCGGTAAATGATATTGACCCCAGGCAGTTTGATCCGCGATGGCAGAAAAAACGTAAAAAATGGGAAGAAAAAAATAAAGAACTACTTGAAGCCAGAAAACAGGCAGCTCTGAAAAAACAGGAATCTTCGGCCGAGGCCCCGAACTACCGGGCCGAACTATTCAGAGAACTCAGAGACCTTATTGAAGCGCCTGAAACTCCGGTGGTCATACCGCCTAAAATCGTGCGGGCCCTCGTTCTGGGAACACCTGATGGAAAAATGTATGTTGCTCCTCATTATGTGTTTTTTATGCTTGATGAACCCCGCTGGGTACTCAGGAAAATACCCGAAAGGCTGATTCCGGCATCGTTTACCGTTTCTACTTCCCAAAAGTCGAGGACTGCCGGGGAGGTTCGGGTAAATGCAAAATGACGCGAAAAAAAACGGGCAATCCCGCATTAATCCCGGATTTTTAGACCTATTTTTGATCGTGGTCCTGTTGATTTCGGTCGTTCTCTATGTCTACCACCGCACGGTGATACAACCCCTGCGTCGGGAGCTGGCACCCTCGCGGATCTATGTGGTGGATATTGATTCTCTGGTGAAACGTTTCCGTACCGAAGCCGTAGAACGGGCCATCGCCGGAGAGAAAGTCTCCCCCGACGAAGTGGCCGCAAGAGCCCGACTGGCTCTTGACCGAATTCTGAGTTCCGTTCCTGAAAACGCCGTTGTTCTTGATGCCCGCTGCGTCCTGAAAGGGGGTATATCTATAGGCCCGAAGGGAGGAAATAATGTTATCCGGAAATAAAAAATTCCCGCTATCATTTATTATGTTTACTTCCTGTGTTCTATCTATATTCCTTATATCCCAAAAATTAATATTTTCCGCTACTCCCTCGGCGGGAGTACGTTTTATGCTCAGGCACCCCTGTCCATCCGTTCTTCACAGGTTTGATCTGGTGGAAATCTATCCTCCTGAAAACGACCCTTTCGTTCCCGACGGAATCAAACTCGTTAAACACGCCGCCTGCTTCCCGGGGGAAAAGATCGTCCGGGAAGGCAAACGTTTTTTCTGTCTTACCCGTGAAGGCCTGAGACTCGATCTCGGACCCATAAAGTTTCGCGCAAAAGACGGCCGCCCCCTCACCCCCTGGCTTTCCGATGGGGCCTCATCCGTTATACCGGAAGGATATCTCTTCGTAATAGGGGATAAATCTCCTCATTCCTACGATTCCCGATACTTCGGTCCAATATCCCGAAAGAGGGTTATCTCATGTCCCGTACCGCTCTTCTAATCATTATTTTATTTTTATTATTTCAGACCCCTGTCTGGGCGGGATGGTACTCGGCCGAACCTCCTGCTACCGGCCACAGGGGCTGGTACGCCTATGAAAAATACAAAAAAACTCAGGAGACAAAACAAAACTCAGGCGAACGGCCCGTCCGCCAACCGAAAATCCACTGGCCTACCTATGAAGAGGTCCTGAAGATGAAACCCTCGGACCTCAAAAAATGGCTACAAAAGGCTACAGAAGAAGCCGTAGCTGATCCCTCAGAAAAAAATGTGACCCGCTGGGCTATATATATGAAAGCTGCCCGGGAAAAATCCGTACGCTTTGCGGGTTCTCTGTCCTTTGTACTCCTGAAACACCCGGAACTCTCTTACGCTCCAGATTTCCCGATTACCTATCAGGCCTCACGCGCTCTCTCCCGGGCCAGGTACCTGAAAATAAACTCCTTCCTGCAAAAAATAAGAGACCGGTTCGCCCTGATTCTTCTTGTTTCCAGCCGTTCACCCCTTTCCGAACCGGCCCAAAAAATCTGCCGTAAATTTGCGGATGAAACCGGCTGGAAACTGGTAGTCGTGGATGCCGACTCGCGTCCGGATATAGCAAAACGTCTGGGAGCTAAATATGTCCCTCAGGCCTTTATTATCTCACGTGATCCGGGAATTTCGCCTTTACCGGTTATGGCCGGAGCCGAGGCCCTTCCGGTGCTGCGGCAAAACGTCTACACCGTCGCCCGTATCGCCCTCGGTGAAATCTCTCCCGCCGAATTCGGTACCCATAGCGTCAGCGGACTCGTCCCGGCAAAACAGCATTAATCCTCGAAAAAGGCTTCAAGTTCTCGGGGAGAAATAATTTTTAGCCCTTCAATGCTGCCAATTTCCAGAAGGTCTTTGTCTCCGCTTACGAGATAATCGACTTTAGCTGAAAGGGCGCAAGCTAGAATCTGATCATCGTCCTGGTCTCGGCAAACCCCTTGAATCTTTTTAGTGGGATGAATGACCTCCGAGGCTTCCAGTATCATCTCAAGGGCTTCTCTAACAAGGGCCCGGGGAGCTTTGATCTTGTGTAAAAGTATCCTTTCGAACTCCTCAAGAATCGTCGGGCAGACGAAAAGCTCGAATTCTTTTCGGCGGGCACGGGTAAGGAGCACCGAGCATAATCCCTCAGTGAGGAATGCCGCTATCAAGACATTGGTGTCAAAGACCACTCTCATGAGATTTGCTCAAAAATATCCTCTTCCGTCAATAAGCCCGCCTTTTTAGCCATGGGCCTGAGCTGCTTTTTGAGGCGTTTCATACGTGCTTCCCAGAGGTAAAGGCTCACCGATTCTCGCACGATATCGCTTTTGTTACGCCCCGTTTCCCTGGCAAAGGCCTCCAGTTCCCTGGCCAATTTTTCGGGAAGGCTCACAGACAAAACCGCTCGCATTTTATCACCTCCACTACATTTTAATACAATAAAGAGAATTTCATGTCAATGGTATCGCTATGGTATCCCGGTATGGAAATGGAATAGGATGGCGTGAAAATGGTTTTTCCTGGTATCTGCTGGTATCAAGTAATTCCCTTAATCTTGTAGGTGAAAGTTAAGATCCCTCTGCTGGTGGGATGGCAAAACTCGCAAGACTTTTAAAATTTTATAATCCTTGTGTACAAAAGTTCCAAGCTCCGGGTCATAAACCTGTTTGATCTCTATCTCCACTTCTAAGGCATCTCCCTTGCCGAAACGAACCAGGCCCTTTTCAACTTTTTCCATAAATTCTTCATCTAACATAGCAGCGTGCACCTTATGGCCTTTAAAAACGATGAACCATTTGTAATCACGCTCAAAAGAAGGCTTAATAATGTGTATGGTAGTTACCTCTTTGGTAACACGTTCTTCTTCTGTCTCTTTAATGAGGAGCCTGGCCAAATAAGGAAACTCTTCCCTTGTGGCCCTGAAGAGAAGTTTTTCATTTTCTTTCAAGCTGAAGGCCTCCACCTCCAGAGCCTGTTCCAGGGAGCTAAAGCCCTTCTGTATTTCGTTTCGGACCTCAACTTTTGAGTTGTATATATTGAAAACAACCTTATTAACAATATTTTGCTTACCTTCCTGATTGGTAACAATCACCCCTTGACCTTTCTCTCTTATCTCTCGCGGGGGCTCTCCCTTAAGGAACCTATGTAGCTCGAGGATATTTACGAAAACCTGGAGGCAATCTCTGGCATAGCCCAAAAAATGGCCTTGAAAAAGATTGCCTGAAATAGTAGCCAGAAAGGCAAGATCAACTAAAAATGACCCTTTCCGCGTTTCGCGCACAGCAATCAATAGTTCAAATTCCGGGTGTAAGGTGAGGCTGACTTCTTTTAAAGCCTTACATAAACTGCCCAGCGATGAAATAAATGGAAAAACATCAAAATAAAGGAGATCACCCTCATATTCAAAAGAAAACTCGTGAGAGCTCAAGCTCTGTTTCATTGCCAAAACCCTTTATGGAACCGACTTTTTTATATTTTTTTCCTCCTCCCCTGTCAATAAAAACATTTTTTTAAAAAAATACCCCTTTTTTACCCGATTTTTTGAAATTTTCGGCACCTTCACTCCCCCCCCACTGTGTTACCTTTCTTAAAGTTTAATAAACTCCCGGGAGGTCTGTTATGACTTTGCGACTAAAAATAGTCTTCCTCCTGTTTTTACTTCTATTTCTGAAAACTGCAGCTCACGCCGACTGGGTTGAAGACTGGCTCAATAACTCCGTTACCTCCTATACCGGCCCCTCATATATCGAGGCCGGACGCCGCGGCTACCTCTCCTTCGGCTCCGTCTCAACCCGTACCCTTATGACCACCGATCGCCTCATTACCTTTACCCCTCCCTCAATTAACTTCGGATGCGGCGGTATAGATATATTCATGGGTGGCTTCTCATTCCTTGATTTCGATTACCTTGTGGATAAATTCCAGCGCATAATCTCCGCAGCTCCGGCCTTCGCCTTTGAATACGCCCTACGCTCAATCTGCGAACAGTGCGGTACCATTGTTGATGCCATGAATGCGGCTCAGGACCTGCTTAACTCTCTCCAGCTAAACGACTGCCAGGCCTCGCGCTGGCTCGGCTACTATCTGGCCTCTAAAGCGGGCTTTAACCCGGAAGCGCAAAAAGAAAAAACCAAAACCGAAGCCTCTAAACTGGCAACACTTGCCGGAACCGTCAGGAGCTGGAAAGATTGGCTGGATCAACATCTAAAAACCGTCGCTGTCCCCGGACAGCTCTCCTCTACCGAAAACCAGGAACTTAATAGAGATTGCCCCTCCTACATAAATGATCTCCTTAATTCAGGATCCCTTATCCATTACGTGTATCAGACAAGATTCTCAACTTACGGACAGGAGCTGGAAGCCGTCCTCAGAGGATATCTCGGCGATGTGGTTTTCTATCAGAACAACGGCCGCTGGATGGTAAATGTAATACCCGGTTGCGGAAGTAAAAATGTATCCAACCCCCTTGAGGTTCTTATAACCGGAAAAACCCTGGTAAATCCCCTTAAAACAAGCCCGTCGTCTCCTCTTGATATAACCCTGGGAACACAGCAATGTACCGAATACCAATCCTTCTTCCCGAACGCAAAACCCCTTATTGATATAATCAAAGATACCCTGGAGTCGGCTTACATAAAAACTATCAATCATCAGGCCCTTACTCCGACGGAAATGAATCTTATGGCTATGCTCCCGGCTCCCGTTTACAACTACATAAAACAACTCTATATCTATGATGCCCCTACCTTCGCTCTAACCCACATCTCGGATATTGCTGCTGAAGGATTTGCATATACCCTCCTCACTATGGTCTACGCAGAGGCCCAGAAAGCCGCCTCTGTTATCAACGAATACCTCAATAGATGCGAAAATGAACTCTCCGCCGATAAGTCATGCATCATCTGTACCCAGGGAGAAGGTCTCAGGGCCTATCTGAAAGCCTTTCAAACGACCATCATTGATAAAATCAAAAACGCCAGATCAAACTGGGAAGATGTCGTGGACAAGCTCTCTTCGCATGCTGATCTAATTCAGGTCCTGCGCGAAACTTCAACCGAAGCCATAAGATCTCAACTTCTTGAATATGATTCACCCCGTAAGGGAGGTAACCAGTAATGCTTAACTTTCCCATAACCGTTCACGGCGAATTCGAAACCATGAGACAGGTCCTCGTCTTCATCTCTTCCCTTGTCGGATCCTCCGCATATAAAGGGGGTATTACCGCCTTCTTCATCCTCGCCCTTACCCTCACCATGGCCACAGGTATGTTTGACCTCCTTTTCGGAGACCAGCGAAGCCTTACCTCCTGGGTCAAACTATTTTTCGTGGCAATTTTCCTCTATGCCGCCTTTCTTTCCGGTTCGGCAAGAGTCGCCCTGTATGACGATGTCACCGGACGCTCCCATGTCCAGGGAAATATTCCTCCCGGTATCGCTGCCATGATGGCCATACCTAACTGGGTGGCAACCGAGTTCGAAGACCTGATAACAAGCTACCTCGCCCCTTCTCTCCCTATATCTCCCTTTGCATACGAGTACGGTATTAAAATGATAGGAGAATCATACAGCGGTGAAATGGCTACCGCTCTTGCCAATATAATAGACCCCCAGATGTGGGAGTCCGCCGGAAACTATGTTCGGGATTGCGTAGCCCTGCTTGCCGCACGTGAAGCTTCCTATGCCAAAAAACTTTACTCCGGCGATAACCCCTACCGGGCCTGGAGTGAAGCCATAAATTACTTCTTCTATACCTATACATCACTGGATTCAAACGGTAATCCCCTCCCGCCGGGAACCCCTAACGAAAGTGTTTCCTGCAAAGAAGCCTGGGATAGACTTGATAAATATTTCCAGAATACACGCTGGCAGGAAGTGGTGGACAAATTCTGTACACTTATGCACTACGGGACCGATGCAACCTCTATCTCCGCCTGCCGGGATACCATGTCAACCGTCTTCAGCCGCTACGTTATAAACGGACTTACCGTCTCCCCGGAAAATATCGCTAAAAATGTATTCGCCGGAAAAGTATTTTACTCATTCCTTTCCTCTCTTGACCCCTCCGTGGAAGCCGCTCGTATCGCATCCTTTGCAAGGGCTCAGGCTGAGCTCTCCGGAAAAGGAATCGTCGCTCAGGAATGGCTGCCGGTTATGAAAACCATTTTCTACATTCTCGCCTGTTCCCTGATTCCCCTCGCTCTTATATTCATAGGCACGGGAACCGGCCCCGTTAAATTCCTGGCGGGAATTTTCCTCTGGTGGGCCGTGTGGTGCGGTATGGATGCCTTAATGTATTGCCTGTGGATATCCCGGGCGGACGGTATCTTTCAGGTCGTTAGCGACGGCGCACGACTCGGACTCCACGGACTCGAAGAACTATGGTTCCTATCCTCTAAAGCCTTCGCCCTTCTCGGTGGTATGAGAAGTTTCGGATTTATGCTAGCGGGTGCATTCGTGTATACCGTCTTCCGTTTCGGTGGCTCCGTTATGGCCCACTTCGCCTCCGCTATGGTAGGCTCCCTTTCCTCCGGTGCATCTAAAGCCGCCGGCTATGTCTCCGCCGAGGAAGAAGGCTGGATGAAAACCTATCAGGCCCTCGGAAAATACGCTAAAGAAGCCGCAAGTATCCGTATGACCGGCTCCATGAACTACTTTGACAGAAAAGCCTTCGCTGAAGCCGCCGAAACCGCCTCCAATGTAAAAGGCTTTGAAGGCTTTCGTTCAGCCGTAGGTTCTAATGTGCTTGATCTGATGTCCAGAGCACGCACCGGTGGACTCATCCAGTCAACAGCACGCGGATCCGCCGCCGCAAACGTTCCTTTATCCGCTCTTGCCGGATACTACGGTATTGAACTCGGAAAGAACGTACTAACCGCCGCCGAACTTAAACAACAGGCCCGGGTGGCCGGCTTCTCCTCCGTATGGGACTATCTTTCCGCCGTGGCCGAAGGTAAGGCCGGCTCACAGGTGGCGGAAGCCCTTCGCTGGAACCAGATGAAAGGCTTCTTTTCAGGAGCCGCCCCAACCGATCTGGCCGGCTGGCTCTCCGGTAAACAGCTCCCCTCCTTTGCTATAGAACGCAAACTTTCTGAATGGACGGGACTTTCAACCTACAACTTTTCCGACCTTAAAGTTAAAGACTTCGCCTGGAATACCGAAAACGGAACCCCCTCTCTCCTACAACTTGCAGGAACCATGAATAAACAACAGCTTCTTACCATGGCGGATGAACTGAAAACAAAAGGCCTCGTCAATACCGCCGAAGGACTGAGGCGTATTGCCGAAAAATACGGCGCCGCTGATGTTGACCTTACCCTGGGACCCGATGGAAAACTCGCCCATTTGAACGTCAACGCCGGCTCCGAGGCCAGGAGCTACGACCTATACCACGATAAAGATCTGACCAATCTTGAAAATTACAGAACCGGTAACATGGCTCTTTCAGCAAAAACAGGGGAAGGTCGCGAAATCCTTCAGGGACTCAGAGCTCAGGCTCTTAAACGGGGCTGGACAAATGCCGTAAAATATATTGACGGGCTCCTTGCAAACCCCGAAAGGTCCGCCCACCTCCGCTGGAACACCGATAAAAACGGTAACCTGGCCTCACTTGAGGTGCTTGAGGGAGCACAGTGGAAGAGGCTTGATACGGGACTCAATGATACCTCCCTTAAAAAGTCTCGCGGTATCTCCTATGAAAACTGGAACGGTTCTTTTCAGCTGGGTAATAGTGGATATGTTGTCCACGGCGCAAAATCCCTGGAGTATGACCCCCATACAGGCCGCTTTGCTATAAAAGATGCACTGGTTATGGATCTCGCCGGCAATACCTTCATTGCCGACCTGGCAGGTAAGGGAAGGGCTATTAAAGACCAGGATGGAAATATCACCGGCATCAGGGTCGATGACATCAAGAATCTTGCCAGAGAAACGTTTGTGCGCAA from Thermodesulfatator indicus DSM 15286 harbors:
- a CDS encoding S26 family signal peptidase; protein product: MLSGNKKFPLSFIMFTSCVLSIFLISQKLIFSATPSAGVRFMLRHPCPSVLHRFDLVEIYPPENDPFVPDGIKLVKHAACFPGEKIVREGKRFFCLTREGLRLDLGPIKFRAKDGRPLTPWLSDGASSVIPEGYLFVIGDKSPHSYDSRYFGPISRKRVISCPVPLF
- a CDS encoding conjugal transfer protein TraH, which codes for MTLRLKIVFLLFLLLFLKTAAHADWVEDWLNNSVTSYTGPSYIEAGRRGYLSFGSVSTRTLMTTDRLITFTPPSINFGCGGIDIFMGGFSFLDFDYLVDKFQRIISAAPAFAFEYALRSICEQCGTIVDAMNAAQDLLNSLQLNDCQASRWLGYYLASKAGFNPEAQKEKTKTEASKLATLAGTVRSWKDWLDQHLKTVAVPGQLSSTENQELNRDCPSYINDLLNSGSLIHYVYQTRFSTYGQELEAVLRGYLGDVVFYQNNGRWMVNVIPGCGSKNVSNPLEVLITGKTLVNPLKTSPSSPLDITLGTQQCTEYQSFFPNAKPLIDIIKDTLESAYIKTINHQALTPTEMNLMAMLPAPVYNYIKQLYIYDAPTFALTHISDIAAEGFAYTLLTMVYAEAQKAASVINEYLNRCENELSADKSCIICTQGEGLRAYLKAFQTTIIDKIKNARSNWEDVVDKLSSHADLIQVLRETSTEAIRSQLLEYDSPRKGGNQ
- a CDS encoding TrbI/VirB10 family protein, with amino-acid sequence MINKLREKFENLDPEKKQQIIRILLVLGVIIIAFYAYQSRNQEPVQKKKEQPGFKEVQPRLGYLEKSLYYETTARVKALEKRLDRLSLELKAINQKLSEQNQSQKSDTFKEIESLRREIESLRKGQPVSGISPGFSAPPPPGGKSSETVRKKPQILGDIGHSASPAEKGLSEQKKKKKNGSEESVYLPPSLIEADLISGFAAPTMEAAKTEPVRAFLRLRDLAILPNEVKQDLKGCFVIAEVRGNLADERAHLRLLRLSCIARDGASVIDEKVKGFVVDEDGKIGLRGRVVTRAGALLARSFIASFLQGFGEAYEQSAYDLTTTATGQIRTLNPGNAVRTGVGKGIASASQNLSRFYLDMARQAFPVIEVGAEKRVVVVFDEGVELHIKKHCLGGKDGCLKTKDKILSLAGL
- a CDS encoding putative toxin-antitoxin system toxin component, PIN family, with protein sequence MRVVFDTNVLIAAFLTEGLCSVLLTRARRKEFELFVCPTILEEFERILLHKIKAPRALVREALEMILEASEVIHPTKKIQGVCRDQDDDQILACALSAKVDYLVSGDKDLLEIGSIEGLKIISPRELEAFFED
- a CDS encoding ribbon-helix-helix protein, CopG family, whose product is MRAVLSVSLPEKLARELEAFARETGRNKSDIVRESVSLYLWEARMKRLKKQLRPMAKKAGLLTEEDIFEQIS
- a CDS encoding conjugal transfer protein TraF, which codes for MSRTALLIIILFLLFQTPVWAGWYSAEPPATGHRGWYAYEKYKKTQETKQNSGERPVRQPKIHWPTYEEVLKMKPSDLKKWLQKATEEAVADPSEKNVTRWAIYMKAAREKSVRFAGSLSFVLLKHPELSYAPDFPITYQASRALSRARYLKINSFLQKIRDRFALILLVSSRSPLSEPAQKICRKFADETGWKLVVVDADSRPDIAKRLGAKYVPQAFIISRDPGISPLPVMAGAEALPVLRQNVYTVARIALGEISPAEFGTHSVSGLVPAKQH
- a CDS encoding TraK domain-containing protein, with protein sequence MRYIFLTVMIFLALPVSSFAVCPGGTCTPVTQGPAKTAEDQSDTVSKIIPFSVIKAAQKAYYREKKRTAGKSYDVLPPVILRPERIQWIKISSTDVNRIVCTNGKITDVFYSVEKGIKVQTAGHEAYLKLQVKVLPDGKVEYSSIPTEVYVVCGGNTYGFIGRPYRIPSRTIYLVNPAADAAKNAELYAGDIDKAVVSILKKVFSDRIPPGWEKVDPVIMGKSFSNIRLRELARYRITGIGITVRVLTITAKQKTRVLEKDLLRSDITVNPIAISLEKTNLSPSETTRAVIIEKIPEVQS
- a CDS encoding TraV family lipoprotein is translated as MTPYRSDFSCPPTYSGICASPIDAYNDSVNDIDPRQFDPRWQKKRKKWEEKNKELLEARKQAALKKQESSAEAPNYRAELFRELRDLIEAPETPVVIPPKIVRALVLGTPDGKMYVAPHYVFFMLDEPRWVLRKIPERLIPASFTVSTSQKSRTAGEVRVNAK
- a CDS encoding conjugal transfer protein TraG N-terminal domain-containing protein, which translates into the protein MLNFPITVHGEFETMRQVLVFISSLVGSSAYKGGITAFFILALTLTMATGMFDLLFGDQRSLTSWVKLFFVAIFLYAAFLSGSARVALYDDVTGRSHVQGNIPPGIAAMMAIPNWVATEFEDLITSYLAPSLPISPFAYEYGIKMIGESYSGEMATALANIIDPQMWESAGNYVRDCVALLAAREASYAKKLYSGDNPYRAWSEAINYFFYTYTSLDSNGNPLPPGTPNESVSCKEAWDRLDKYFQNTRWQEVVDKFCTLMHYGTDATSISACRDTMSTVFSRYVINGLTVSPENIAKNVFAGKVFYSFLSSLDPSVEAARIASFARAQAELSGKGIVAQEWLPVMKTIFYILACSLIPLALIFIGTGTGPVKFLAGIFLWWAVWCGMDALMYCLWISRADGIFQVVSDGARLGLHGLEELWFLSSKAFALLGGMRSFGFMLAGAFVYTVFRFGGSVMAHFASAMVGSLSSGASKAAGYVSAEEEGWMKTYQALGKYAKEAASIRMTGSMNYFDRKAFAEAAETASNVKGFEGFRSAVGSNVLDLMSRARTGGLIQSTARGSAAANVPLSALAGYYGIELGKNVLTAAELKQQARVAGFSSVWDYLSAVAEGKAGSQVAEALRWNQMKGFFSGAAPTDLAGWLSGKQLPSFAIERKLSEWTGLSTYNFSDLKVKDFAWNTENGTPSLLQLAGTMNKQQLLTMADELKTKGLVNTAEGLRRIAEKYGAADVDLTLGPDGKLAHLNVNAGSEARSYDLYHDKDLTNLENYRTGNMALSAKTGEGREILQGLRAQALKRGWTNAVKYIDGLLANPERSAHLRWNTDKNGNLASLEVLEGAQWKRLDTGLNDTSLKKSRGISYENWNGSFQLGNSGYVVHGAKSLEYDPHTGRFAIKDALVMDLAGNTFIADLAGKGRAIKDQDGNITGIRVDDIKNLARETFVRKHDVRLPEFNLTPEKALNLAKNPIKLVDTLEKYKDNPLLRQAFVTEFSNKLAQGVQTSIGDISFKDSAGKEQREIVSASASVKTAGSSGLDVGSVGTIIPQPLARFLKSFNYGGQASLKYEQANIDRKIESAEAAYRVIASAVRHRLNEAYREALETGSNASLDIAAISIFSAVNSLEERAEQAVDKHINMEKNSGKTDLTGTTPTEYGTGSKMKMMRLGEKIDVRGIDPKQQVPYKVVDTDELMKKDN